DNA from Bradyrhizobium diazoefficiens USDA 110:
CCGGGATACAGCACCGACATGTCGAGCAGGTCGCGGTGATGCGAATTGTTCTCGATGTCGAGGATGTGCCAGAGCACCAGCGAGGACGGCTCTTCGGCCTGCGCCCTGAGCAGCTCCGCGCGATCATGGAAGCGATAGCCGTCGGTCACGCGCTGCACGGAATCGTAACCGGTGCCGTTGCGCTCGACGAATTGGGGATCACTGAAGAAGGCCGCGGCCAGCACGGTCGAACCGGTGCCGTAAGGATAGGCCTCGACCGTAATGGGCAGGCCCTGCGCCTGTGCCTTCTCGACCAGCACGCGGCAGCGCTCGATGTCGGTCTTGCTCGACGAGTTGAAGTGGCAGATGTGCATATGCGCGCCGGTGGCGCCGGCATAGCCGATCAGGCGGATATAGGCCTCCGCCGCGCTCTCGGGGTCGATGCGCGACATGTAGGCGACGTGGGTGAAGGTCGGCACGTCCTGCTTCGCGGCGAGCTGGCAGACCGCGGTCAGCTCCTGCACGCCGGCGCCCGGCGCGTAGGCGTTCAGGATGCCGATGCCGATGCCGCCCTCGTTGAGGCCGCGCGCGAGGCGATCGAGGATGCCGGCGACCTCCGCATCGCTCGCCACATTGTCCATCCAGCGGCGGTCGCGCATGGCGTTGCCGAACGCCTCGAGCGAGCTCTCCGCGTTGGAGCCCGTCATCGCGCCGATGCGCGCAAAAGCCCAGTTGGTGGCGGCGCCGTAGTTCAGCACGCGCCCCTTCCTGGCCTGGCGCTCATACCAGGATGCGACCGGCAGCACGCCGGCCTCGAGATCGAGCGTCGTCGTCACGCCGTCGAACGCCTGCATGCGATCCGCCGGGATCGACTGGCCATGCGCGTGCAGGTCGATGAAGCCCGGCGCCACCACGAGACCGGTGGCGTCGATCACCCGCTCGGCGCCGCCGAGCGAGGAGCCGACGGCGGCGATCTTGCCGTCCACCACCGCCACATCGCCGATGGCATCCATCCCGCTCGCGGGATCCACCACCCTGCCGCCTGAGATCACCAAACCGCTCATATCGTCACTCCGCATGCCATTGCCAAAACCTCCAAAGACCCGGCAGCAGCTTCGGAGGTGCGTCTGGGCCGCATAGAGGCAGATTTTTGTGACAACGACCACCGCCGCGGATGCCGATGCAGCATGCATATTGCCGCGCGGCTGTCGCGGGGACGCGGACGCCAGATGCAGTCTCGGGTTGCATCCCGGCAAATGCCAAGCTATGGGATGCGCGCAATTTCATTTTTGGAGGCGACCATGTCTACGACTGCACGCTTCCCGGGTTCGACGCGCGATATTTGACGCGCTTCCCGGGATCGGTTCCCGGGTGAGACCACCAAGCCCTGCATCAAATCGAATCTGCCGCGACCTATTGGCGCGCGTTTGCGAACCTATTGTCATGACATCCAATCTCAAGCTGGCCCCTGATCGGGGCGACCGGCGTTGCGACCTGCTGGAAAGC
Protein-coding regions in this window:
- a CDS encoding amidohydrolase family protein, whose amino-acid sequence is MRSDDMSGLVISGGRVVDPASGMDAIGDVAVVDGKIAAVGSSLGGAERVIDATGLVVAPGFIDLHAHGQSIPADRMQAFDGVTTTLDLEAGVLPVASWYERQARKGRVLNYGAATNWAFARIGAMTGSNAESSLEAFGNAMRDRRWMDNVASDAEVAGILDRLARGLNEGGIGIGILNAYAPGAGVQELTAVCQLAAKQDVPTFTHVAYMSRIDPESAAEAYIRLIGYAGATGAHMHICHFNSSSKTDIERCRVLVEKAQAQGLPITVEAYPYGTGSTVLAAAFFSDPQFVERNGTGYDSVQRVTDGYRFHDRAELLRAQAEEPSSLVLWHILDIENNSHHRDLLDMSVLYPGGAIASDAMPWTTSDGKTYTGDAWPLPDDATSHPRSAGCFTKFIREWVRERKTVSLLEGVRKCALIPAEILSQSTPAMRAKGRLAKDADADIVVFDYEKLSDRATFTAMNRPSEGVRHLVVSGQPLISDGILDVTARPGRPVRRPVVEG